The DNA segment cagtttcggggtccccccaaGACTCAgcggttttggggtcccccccaaaGAACTGGCAGTTTCAGGGTCCCCCAAGAGTCAacggttttggggtcccccccaaaGAACTGGCAGTTCTGGGGTCCCCCCAAGAATCAGCAGTttcagggaccccccccaaagaACTGGCAGTTTCGGGGTCCCCCAAGAGTCagtggttttggggtcccccccccaAGAACTGGcagtttcggggtccccccaaGACTCAgcggttttggggtcccccccaaagaactggcagtttcagggaccccccccaagaACTGGCAGTTTCGGGGTCCCCTCAAGACTCAGCAGTttcagggaccccccccaagaATTGGCAGTTTTAGGGTCCCTCAAGAGTCAgcggttttggggtcccccccccaAGAACTggcggttttggggtccccccaagACTCAGCAGTttcagggaccccccccaaagaACTGGCAGTTTCAGGGGTCCCCCAAGAGTCAGCGGTTtccgggacccccccaaagAACTGGCAGTTTCGGGGTCCCCCAAGAGTCAacggttttggggtccccccccaaAGAACTGGCAGTTTCGGGGTCCCCCAAGAGTCAAcggttttggggacccccccaaagaactggcagttttggggtccccccaagACTCAGCAGTttcagggaccccccccaaagaactggcagtttcggggtccccccaaGACTCAGCAGTttcagggaccccccccaaagaactggcagtttcggggtccccccaaGACTCAGCAGtttcagggaccccccaaagaactggcagtttcggggtccccccaaGACTCAGCAGTttcagggaccccccccaaagaACTGGCAGTTTCGGGGTCCCCCGAAGACTCAGCGGTttcggggaccccccccaagaaacagcattttctgggGGTCCCTCAAGAAATGGCGGTTTcaagggaccccccccaaagaactggcagtttcggggtccccccaaTAGTCAAcggttttggggacccccccaaagaACTGGCAGTTTCAGGGTCCCCCCAAGACTCAgcggttttggggtcccccccaaagaactggcagtttcagggaccccccccaagaACTGGCAGTTTCGGGGTCCCCTCAAGACTCAGCAGTttcagggaccccccccaagaATTGGCAGTTTTAGGGTCCCTCAAGAGTCAgcggttttggggtcccccccccaAGAACTggcggttttggggtccccccaagACTCAgcggttttggggtcccccccaaaGAACTGGCAGTTTCAGGGGTCCCCCAAGAGTCAGCGGTTtccgggacccccccaaagaactggcagtttcggggtccccccaaGACTCAGCAGTttcggggaccccccccaaagaACTGGCAGTTTCGGGGTCCCCCAAGAGTCAacggttttggggtccccccccaaagaactggcagttttggggtccccccaagACTCAGCAGTttcagggaccccccccaaagaactggcagtttcggggtccccccaaGACTCAGCGGTTTcaagggaccccccccaaagaactggcagtttcggggtccccccaaGACTCAGCAGTttcagggaccccccccaaagaACTGGCAGTTTCGGGGTCCCCCGAAGACTCAGCGGTttcggggaccccccccaagaaacagcattttctgggGGTCCCTCAAGAAATGGCGGTTTcaagggaccccccccaaagaactggcagtttcggggtccccccaaGAGTCAGCGGtttcggggacccccccaaagaACTGGCAGTTTCAGGGTCCCCCCAAGACTCAgcggttttggggtcccccccaaagaactggcagtttcagggaccccccccaagaATTGGCAGTTTTGGGGCCCCCCCAAGAGTCAGCGGtttcggggacccccccaaagaACTGGCAGTTTCGGGGTCCCCCAAGAGTcagcagttttggggtcccccccccaAGAACTGGcagtttcggggtccccccaaGACTCAgcggttttggggtcccccccaaagaactggcagtttcagggaccccccccaagaATTGGCAGTTTTGGGGCCCCCCCAAGAGTCAGCGGTttcggggaccccccccaaagaACTGGCAGTTTCGGGGTCCCCCGAAGACTCAgcggttttggggtcccccccaaaGAACTGGCAGTTTCAGGGTCCCCCAAGAGTCAatggttttggggtccccaccAAAAAACTGGCAGTTTCGGGGTCCCCCAAGAGTCAacggttttggggtccccccaaagaactggcagtttcggggtccccccaaGACTCAgcggttttggggtcccccccaaaGAACTGGCAGTTTCAGGGTCCCCCAAGAGTCAatggttttggggtccccaccAAAAAACTGGCAGTTTCGGGGTCCCCCAAGAGTCAacggttttggggtccccccaaagaactggcagtttcggggtccccccaaGACTCAGCGGtttcggggacccccccaaagaACTGGCAGTTTTGGGGCCCCCCCAAGACTCAGCGGTTTcaagggaccccccccaaagaACTGGCAGTTTCGGGGTCCCCCAAGAGTcagcagttttggggtccccaccAAAAACTGGCAGTTtcgggcccccccccccccaggaaacagcattttctgggGGTCCCTCAAGAAATGGTGGTTTCGGGGGCCCCCCAAGAAACAGAAGTTTCAGGGGTCCCCCAAGAGACAACGGTTTCACCCCCCCCAAAAGACGttggttttggggaccccccccccaaatggCAGtagtttcggggtccccccaaGAGTCggtggttttggggtcccctccAAGAAGTGGTGGTTTCAAGGACCCCCCCCCCAATGGTGGTTTCAGGGCCCCCCCCCCCGagtggttttggggtcccccagAGGAGGGGGGGGctcagagctggagcagagttTAGCCCTTGATGGATGGGGGGGGtctttggggaggggggggtccgggggggtcccagggggggtctgggggtccccagggaatttgggggtcccgggggggtctggggggtttgggggtcccgggggggtcccctAGACGGGGGTGGTTTTGCGGTTGAGGGTgctggtccctgggggggtcccgggggggtcttggggtccccaggggatttgggggtcccaggggggtttggggaccccgaggggttttgggggtcccggggggtcccgggggggtcccctAGATGGGGGTGGTTTTGCGGTTGAGGGTGCTGTTccctggggggtcccgggggggtctgggggtccccagggaatttgggggtcccgggggggtcccctAGATGGGGGTGGTCTTGAAGTTGAGGGTgctggtccctgggggggtcctgggggggtcttggggtccccaggggatttgggggtcccagggggatttgggggtcccgggaggggatttgggggtcccgggtgggggggggtccccTAGACGGGGGTGGTTTTGCGGTTGAGGGTgctggtccctgggggggtcccgggggggtcttggggtccccagggaatttgggggtcccgggggggtttgggggccccgagaggttttgggggtcccggggggtcccgggggggtcccctAGACGGGGGTGGTTTTGCGGTTGAGGGTgctggtccctgggggggtcccgggggggtcttggggtcccaggggggtttgggggtcccgggaggggtttgggggtccccaggggatTTGGCGGTCCCGGGTGGGGGGGGTCCCCTAGACGGGGGTGGTTTTGCGGTTGAGGGTgctggtccctgggggggtcccgggggggtcttggggtccccaggggatttgggggtcccgggggggtttgggggtccccaggggatttgggggtcccgggtGGGGGGGGTCCCCTAGACGGGGGTGGTTTTGCGGTTGAGGGTgctggtccctgggggggtcccgggggggtcttggggtccccagggaatttgggggtcccgggggggtctggggggtttggaggtcccgggggggtcccctAGACGGGGGTGGTTTTGCGGTTGAGGGTgctggtccctgggggggtcccggggggatcttggggtccccagggaatttgggggtcccgggggggtctgggggtcccgggggggtcccctAGATGGGGGTGGTCTTGAAGTTGAGGGTGCTGGTccctggggggtcccgggggggtcttggggtccccaggggatttgggggtcccagggggattttggggtcccgggaggggatttgggggtcccggggtgggggggggtccccTAGACGGGGGTGGTTTTGCGGTTGAGGGTGCTGGTCCCCGAGGCGCTGTCGGGGGGTCCCCCGGGGGGGTCTTTCCCAAACGCGTTGTGCAGCTGCAAAaagggggggccgggggtgccgggggggggggcCGTGCCGGGGGGTCCCTCCCTCGACAGGGTGTACATGGAGATATCAGCCGGGGGGgggccccccgccccgccccctcccctccccccctccccctccccccgccccccccccgcttttCCCCGGCGGGGGGAGgatggggggcgggggggggggaggggacgCGTCCCGGGAGCGTCCGGGGTCGCTGGAGCGGGAGCCGGAGCGCGAGCggcgccgggggcggggccgggggccgggggggccccgcggcggggggggcgggggggggggcccgggccccccccggcccccccccgccctttGCGGTGCCGCTCGATGTAGAGGTTGACGGCCAAGACCCCGATGGCTTCGGCCAAGATGAACGAGAGACCCCCGAAGTAGAAGGACCAGCCGTAGGAATAGTGGCTCTTCTTGTCCTCGTCCCGTTTGGTCCCCGGGTCCCCCGCGTTGGCCGAGATGTAGACGATCACCCCGATGATGTTGCTGAGGCCTTCGGTGTTGGGGACATGCGGCGGGGGACGAAGCGGCGGTGGTGGGCGAGGGGGGGatgagggatggggagggggcaagggacaggggacaagggacagggacaagggacagggacatgggacaggggacatggggtaAAGGGTGAGGGAcgtgggacaggggacaggggacagggacaagggacagggacaagggacaggggacatggggtaAAGGATGAGGGACGTgggacggggacatgggacaggggacaagggacaggggacatggggtaAAGGATGAGCGACATGGGACGGGGACATGGGAtaggggacatgggacagggacaagggacagggacatgggacaggggacatgggacaggggacatgggatagggacaagggacaggggacatgggacaggggacatggggtaAAGGatgagggacatgggacaggggacaggggacatgggacaggggacatggggtaAAGGATGAGCGACATGGGACGGGGACATGGGAtaggggacatgggacagggacaagggacaggggcAAGAGAcagggacacgggacaggggacaagggataggggacaagggacagggacaagggacaggggacatgggacagggacatgggataggggacatgggacaggggacaagggacagggacaagggacaggggacaaggtataggggacaagggacaggggacatggggtaAAGGATGAGGGACGTgggacggggacaggggacaggggacaagggacagggacaagggacaggggacatgggacaggggacatggggtaAAGGgtgagggacatgggacaggggacatggggtaAAGGgtgagggacatgggacaggggacaagggAGATGGGAtaggggacatgggacagggacatgggacaggggacaagggataggggacaagggacagggagAAGGGACAGAGAcaagggacaggggacatgggacagggacatgggataggggacatgggacaggggacaagggacaggggacatggggtaAAGGatgagggacatgggacagggacatgggataggggacaagggacagggacaagggacagggacaagggacaggggacatgggacaggggacaagggGTAAAGGatgagggacatgggacagggacatgggacaggggacaagggacaggggacatgggatAGGGGAAATGGGACGaggacaagggacagggacaagggacaggggacaagggGTAAAGGATGAAGGACATGGGACAAGGGGTGAAGGACAGGGACCCGGGGGACTCACGGACACGGGGGACCCCTCCCCAAGAGACCAGGGCATTTggggcacccaggggaccccTCCCCAAAATACCAGGGGTTGTggggcacccaggggaccccaggggggtttggggcagcCAGGGCACCCCAGGGGGGGGttgggggacccaggggacCCCTCCCCAAAACACCAGGGGTTGTGGGGCACCCAGGGCAccccgggggggtttggggcacccaggggaccccagGGACACAGGGGAGCCCTAGTGGGTGTGGGGGACCCAGGGGACCCgtagggggttttgggggacccaggggacCCCTCCCCAAAATACCAGGGGTTGTGGGGCACCCAGGGCAccccaggggggtttggggcaccCAGGACACCCAGGGGACCCCTGGTGGGTTTAGGGGACCCAGGAGACCCCTCCCCAAAACACCAGGGGctttgggggacccaggggacccctgggggagtttgggggacccaggagacCCCAGGGACACAGGGGATCCTTAGTGGGTGTGGGGGACCCAGGGGTCCCggagggggttttgggggacccaggacacCCAGGGGACCCCTGGTGGGTTTAGGGGACCCAGGAGACCCCTCCCCAAAACACCAGGGGTTGTggggcacccaggggaccccagGGACCCAGGGGAGCCCTAGTGAGTTTGGGGCACCCAGGGGTCCCgtagggggttttgggggacccaggagacccctggggggggggttgggggacccaggagacCCCTCCCCAAAACACCAGGGGTTGTGGGGCACCCAGGGCACCCCTGGGGGGCttgggggacccaggggacccctgggggggggttgggggacccaggggacCCCTCCCCAAAACACCAGGGGTTGTGGGGCACCcaggggtccccgggggggtttgggggacccaggggaGCGCGGGCCCGTCACCCACCGGCGGCGACGAAGAGGATCCCGGCGCCCAGGACCAGGCTGGTGCGCGCGCGGCGCAGGCGGCTGGCGGCCACGCagaccccccccagcagcagcagcaccgcgCTCAGGATGGGGAAGATGCTGGAGGCCCGGACCACCCCTGCGGGACCCCCCCACCTCGTTACGGACAGCGGGAAGAGCCCCGAGAGGCCCCCCCGCTAATTACAGGCAAGGGGAATAACACTGGGAGACACCCCCGTTAATTACTGACAGTGGGAATAACCCTGAGAGACCCCCCCGTTAATTACTGACAGTGGGAATAACACTGGGAGACCCCCCCCGTTAATTACAGACAGTGGGAATAAACCTGAGAGACCCCCCCGTTAATTACTGACAATGGGAATAACACTGGGAGACACCCCCGCTAATTACAGGCAAGGGGAATAACCCTGAGAGACCCCCCGTTAATTACTGACAGTGGGAATAAACCTGAGAGACCCCCCCGTTAATTACAGGCAAGGGGAATAACCCTGAGAGACCCCCCGTTAATTACTGACAGTGGGAATAACCCTGAGAGACCCCCCCCGTTAATTACAGGCAAGGGGAATAACCCTGAGAGACCCCCCGTTAATTACTGACAGTGGGAATAAACCTGAGAGACCCCCCCGTTAATTACTGACAGTGGGAATAACCCTGAGAGACCCCCCCCGTTAATTACTGACAGTGGGAATAACCCTGAGAGACCCCCCCGTTAATTACTGACAGTGGGAATAAACCTGAGAGACCCCCCCGTTAATTACAGATAATGGGAATAACCCTGAGAGACCCCCCCCGTTAATTACTGACAGTGGGAATAACCCTGAGAGACCCCCCCTGTTAATTACTGACAGTGGGAATAAACCTGAGAGACCCCCCCGTTAATTACTGACAGTGGGAATAACACTGGGAGACCCCCCCGTTAATTACTGACAGTGGGAATAACCCTGAGAGACCCCCCCGTTAATTACAGGCAATGGGAATAAACCTGAGAGACCCCCCGTTAATTACTGACAATGGGAATAATCCTGAGAGACCCCCCCGTTAATTACAGATAATGGGAATAATCCTGAGAGACCCCCCCGTTAATTACAGGCAATGGGAATAAACCTGAGAGACCCCCCGTTAATTACTGACAATGGGAATAATCCTGAGAGACCCCCCCGTTAATTACTGACAGCGGGAATAAACCTGAGAGACCCCCCCGTTAATTACTGACAGTGGGAATAACCCTGAGAGACCCCCCGTTAATGACAGCCAATGGGGCCCCAGAACACCCCTGTGGGACCCACCCCCTCGTTGGATCTGGCCAATGGGGACCCCGGGGCTGGTGGCCAATCAGAGTGTACAAAGGGCATGGGATCTGTTAGCCCAGGCCAATGGGAGCCCAGGGTCTGGCAACCAATCAGAGGGCAGGAAAGGCATAGGATCTCTTGGCCCCAACCAATGGGAGCTCATCAAGTAGACGGCCAATCAGAACACAGGAATGGCATGGGATCTGTCAGCCCCAGCCAATGGGAGCCCTTAAAGGCATCAGCCAATCAGAGGAGAGACCTTTGAGGGCGCGAACCAATGAGGAGAACGGAGGAACATGAGACCAGGGACCAATCAGAGCGCAGAGGCTCCCGCAGCTCTGGAACCAGCAGCCAATCGGGGACAGCCTGGGTTGCTATGGGCGGGGTTTCCGTGGCAGCCCCGTTGCTAGGGGCCGCGGTTGCCATGGCAACACCCGGGCGTGGCCGGGATGCTGCGGTTGCCGGGGCGACGCGTCACCATGGCAACGGCAGGAGCATCGCCGGGATGATGGCAGCCGGTTGTCAAGGCATCGCGGTGACGATGCTGGGGCGGTTGCCATGGCAACGCCACAGCGGTTGCCGGGGTGACGCCGGGATAACGCCGGGGACATCgctggggtgatgctggggtgGTTGCCATGGTGATGCGGCGGTTGCCAGGGAGACGGGGGTGATTACTGGGGTGATGCGGGCAGGTGCCAGGGTGATGCTGGGGTGGTTACCAGGGGGATGGGGTGGTTGCCATGGTGATGGGGCAGTTGGTGCAGTGATGGGGTGGTTGCCATGGAGATGCTGGGGCAGTTGCCAGGGGGACAGGGTGGTTGCCGGGGAGACGCAGGTGGTTGCCAGGGGGATGGGGCGGTTTCCAGGGGGATGCAGCTGGTTGCCATGGAGAAGGGGCAGTTGCCATGGAGAGGGGTGGTTGCCATGGAGATGCTGGGGCGGTTTCCATGGCGATGGGGCAGTTGCCAGGGGGATGGGGTGGTTGTCATGGAGATGATGGAGCAGTTGCCATGGAGAGGGGGCGGCTGCCATGGAGATGATGGAGCAGTTGCCTCAGTGATGGGGCAGTTGCCAGGGCGATGAGGGCGGTTGCCATGGAGATGCTGGGGCGGTTGCCACGGTGACGGGGCGGTTGCCATGGCGACTCACGCAGCAGGTACTCGGCGCTGTCGTGGTCGTACTCCATGtcctcagggaagtggttgatCTTCAGGCACAGCCCCCGCTTGAggcctgcggggacacggggacaccgtggggacaccgcggggacatCACAGGGACGGGGGCAccacggggatggggacattgcggggatggggacaccacggggatggggacattgCGGGGATGGGGGCATCACAAGGACGGGGACACCGTGAGGATGGGGAcactgcagggatggggacgtcacaggg comes from the Caloenas nicobarica isolate bCalNic1 unplaced genomic scaffold, bCalNic1.hap1 Scaffold_641, whole genome shotgun sequence genome and includes:
- the LOC136002885 gene encoding LOW QUALITY PROTEIN: voltage-dependent calcium channel gamma-8 subunit-like (The sequence of the model RefSeq protein was modified relative to this genomic sequence to represent the inferred CDS: inserted 1 base in 1 codon), with the protein product MGSRAITEEPPAPDVRGQGRGQGHSHGHVSPPWTSPPPRGPDTWLESLKRWNGEGVVWCERGAQLLLTAVGAFAAFGLMTIAIGTDYWLYARAFLCNTSNASGGGDDAGGAARDRRDPGGLTHSGLWRICCLEGLKRGLCLKINHFPEDMEYDHDSAEYLLRVVRASSIFPILSAVLLLLGGVCVAASRLRRARTSLVLGAGILFVAAGLSNIIGVIVYISANAGDPGTKRDEDKKSHYSYGWSFYFGGLSFILAEAIGVLAVNLYIERHRKGRXGGRGGPGPPPPPPPPRGPPGPRPRPRRRSRSGSRSSDPGRSRDASPPPPPPPILPPPGKSGGGLHNAFGKDPPGGPPDSASGTSTLNRKTTPV